attattgttatcttttttgtatttatcCCATAACCAATGTGTTTCTAATGAAACAGATTTCAACAATGCTGTTTTCAAATCATCTTCCGTTTTATTATCACTcaattcttttaaataattaatgCATAAAGTTTGTCTTCTTGGAGGCATGCACTCACCATTTCCAGAAACTACAGATTTCGGTCCGTCACCACAATCCCAAG
This portion of the Plasmodium gaboni strain SY75 chromosome Unknown, whole genome shotgun sequence genome encodes:
- a CDS encoding putative EMP1-like protein, with the protein product KKPWDCGDGPKSVVSGNGECMPPRRQTLCINYLKELSDNKTEDDLKTALLKSVSLETHWLWDKYKKDNNNKNGRSLDDELKQDGKIPEDFKRQMFYTYSDFRDLVLGTDIYKTT